One segment of Hemitrygon akajei chromosome 15, sHemAka1.3, whole genome shotgun sequence DNA contains the following:
- the LOC140739552 gene encoding protocadherin alpha-C2-like, translated as MLTGKRSWILTRQVLCFITVSSVTDLISGQIRYTIPEELKHGAFVGNVADDLGLDVGKLSARRLRIVTDASKQYLEVNLGNGILFVNEKIDREQLCGPSFNCFLHLEIVIENPLELYRIEVEIMDINDNSPSFLRKDLSLEIIESALPGTRFPLESAHDPDVGTNSIQTYRLSPNEHFILDVETRSDHSKYAELVLEKALDREQQQIHQLILTAVDGGIPVRSGSALLSIIVLDANDNQPVFQQTTYKVSLEENATKGTLVLKLNASDLDEGSNGAIVYSFSRHTPPRVQELFNVDSQTGEIRVKSVIDHEEVNNYEFYIQAKDKGGPYAIPAHCKVLVDIIDVNDNAPEVILTSLSSPVMEDATIGTVIALISVTDPDSGKNGQINCLISPDIPFKIQSSFNNHYTLMTAEPLDREKVSEYNITITATDSGYPSLSTYKSILLKVSDVNDNAPRFSKSAYTVYVTENNPPGATVCSVTAFDPDSNQNAYLSYSILDRMIQGLPSRTYVSINSDNGKVYALRSFDYEQLKDFQIQIQAQDAGFPPLSSTVKVNIIILDQNDNAPVILSPRPNNGSAAFQTVPRTVDPGQLVTKIIATDADSGKNAKLSYQLLQATDPTLFNIAVHTGEIRTTRRFGEKDASKQRLLILVKDNGQAPLSATATVIFSIIDIITEILPEISNLSEQTQQNYNLTFYLIISLGSFSLLFIVAIVIISAIKCHQYINNVRDHSTAFWNCCCLQHLNSPDILKTSNINLQVTASSKVPSDFLEVGGSEPASQLYYYKVCLTPESAKSDFTFLKPYSPAKSKVGVTKADTIGVEWNAPKTLNNDMSESNCKAKATKYRQWDENPANQKRKKLVKSKVGPLKAETGESIIGNKEMADELNRYF; from the exons ATGTTGACTGGAAAGAGATCGTGGATACTAACAAGGCAAGTGTTGTGCTTTATTACGGTGTCCAGTGttactgatttaatttctggaCAGATTCGCTACACAATTCCCGAAGAACTAAAACACGGAGCTTTTGTGGGGAACGTAGCTGACGATTTGGGATTAGACGTTGGTAAGCTATCAGCCAGGAGGCTGCGGATAGTTACCGATGCTTCAAAGCAATATTTGGAAGTAAATTTGGGAAATGGCATCCTGTTCGTGAATGAAAAGATAGATAGGGAGCAGCTCTGTGGTCCTAGCTTCAACTGTTTTCTGCATCTGGAAATCGTTATTGAAAATCCTCTTGAACTATACCGTATCGAAGTGGAAATTATGGATATAAATGATAACTCCCCAAGTTTCTTGAGAAAGGATCTCTCTTTGGAAATTATAGAATCAGCTTTGCCGGGCACACGATTCCCTCTCGAGAGCGCTCACGATCCCGACGTGGGTACAAATTCCATCCAGACCTACAGGCTAAGTCCAAATGAGCATTTTATCTTGGATGTAGAGACGCGAAGCGATCACAGCAAATATGCTGAGTTAGTGCTGGAGAAAGCGCTGGACCGAGAACAACAACAAATCCATCAACTCATTCTGACTGCAGTTGACGGCGGGATTCCAGTCCGATCGGGCAGCGCGCTACTTTCCATTATTGTACTAGATGCCAATGACAATCAACCTGTCTTCCAACAGACAACTTACAAAGTTTCCTTggaagaaaatgcaacaaagggaACATTGGTGCTAAAACTGAATGCCAGCGACTTGGATGAAGGCTCCAATGGTGCGATAGTGTATTCCTTCAGTCGACATACTCCCCCTAGAGTACAGGAACTGTTTAATGTTGATTCCCAGACAGGTGAAATTAGAGTTAAAAGTGTTATCGATCACGAAGAAGTGAATAATTATGAATTCTACATACAAGCTAAGGATAAAGGTGGTCCATATGCAATACCTGCCCACTGCAAAGTTCTGGTTGATATTATAGATGTAAACGATAATGCTCCCGAAGTGATTCTAACTTCGCTGTCCAGCCCAGTGATGGAAGACGCGACGATCGGCACAGTAATCGCTCTCATCAGTGTCACCGATCCAGATTCGGGAAAGAATGGCCAAATCAACTGCTTGATTTCTCCGGACATTCCATTTAAAATTCAGTCGTCCTTTAATAACCACTACACACTGATGACAGCTGAGCCACTCGACCGCGAAAAGGTATCAGAGTACAATATCACCATTACTGCCACTGATTCTGGCTATCCTTCCCTTTCGACCTACAAGTCCATATTACTGAAGGTCTCAGATGTGAATGATAACGCGCCAAGATTTTCGAAGTCAGCCTACACAGTTTATGTCACTGAGAATAATCCACCCGGCGCCACAGTTTGCTCGGTGACAGCATTTGATCCCGATTCGAATCAAAACGCTTATCTGTCTTATTCCATCCTGGACCGCATGATTCAAGGATTACCCTCGAGAACCTATGTTTCAATCAACTCAGATAATGGAAAAGTTTACGCACTACGTTCATTCGACTATGAGCAACTTAAGGATTTTCAAATCCAAATCCAAGCTCAGGATGCTGGGTTTCCACCGCTCAGTAGCACTGTCAAAGTCAATATAATTATCTTGGATCAGAATGATAACGCGCCCGTTATTCTGTCCCCGCGGCCAAACAACGGTTCTGCTGCTTTTCAGACTGTACCGCGAACTGTTGATCCAGGCCAATTGGTAACCAAAATAATTGCCACTGATGCTGATTCGGGGAAGAATGCTAAGCTCTCCTATCAACTGCTACAGGCCACTGATCCAACACTGTTCAACATAGCTGTCCATACAGGAGAAATAAGGACAACACGGCGTTTCGGCGAGAAGGACGCGTCTAAGCAAAGGCTTCTCATCCTTGTGAAGGATAATGGCCAAGCGCCACTTTCGGCAACAGCCACCGTCATATTTTCAATAATAGATATCATTACAGAAATTCTACCTGAAATCAGCAACTTGTCCGAACAGACACAACAAAATTACAACTTAACGTTTTACCTAATAATCAGCCTGGGGTCCTTTTCACTTCTGTTCATCGTGGCAATAGTTATTATTTCTGCCATCAAATGCCACCAGTATATAAATAATGTCCGTGATCACAGCACAGCTTTTTGGAATTGCTGCTGTCTTCAGCATCTCAATTCGCCAGATATATTGAAAACATCAAATATAAATCTCCAAGTCACAGCGAGTTCCAAAGTGCCATCTGATTTTTTGGAAGTGGGGGGAAGTGAGCCCGCCTCACAATTGTATTATTACAAGGTCTGTTTGACTCCGGAATCTGCTAAGAGTGATTTTACTTTCCTCAAACCATACAGTCCAGCAAAATCCAAAGTCGGAGTTACTAAAGCAGACACAATTGGAGTGGAATGGAATGCACCAAAAACTTTAAACAACGACATGTCAGAATCAAATTGCAAAGCCAAAGCCACTAAGTATCGTCAGTGGGATGAAAATCCAGCCAATCAG aagaggaaaaaattagttaagagcaaagttgggcccttgaaggcagaaacaggTGAATCTATTatagggaacaaggaaatggcagacgagttgaacaggtacttttga